The following coding sequences lie in one Gouania willdenowi chromosome 5, fGouWil2.1, whole genome shotgun sequence genomic window:
- the il17rd gene encoding interleukin-17 receptor D isoform X1 — translation MSHTLWFSLSGSQSRSCGGMAAPRSFLAFLSAILLLFLPGGSSVSSGQRTGQDRCGSRVQTVTEGSRRLLVTLRADNCSLNSPLGKHVIHEVSNVSFTHLSCEDQAAVVVHWAPSPLGIEHIKGFRVYLEDKNPDGKQCQHLLLKEPRQLNYTYRSTKFSSQPFSALTFDTDYMVRVVPFPSLMNESFFVPSFLRTNSCEVLLGAENLVCKPFWKPKILNISQLGSNLHVTFDQAPPTFGFSFYLLYYKLRQDKPFRLQRCKPVLNQPRTTCVLQDVTPGTYTIELRDNNNTTRRQTQYHVSQVHSPWAGPIRAMAITVPLVIMSAFATLFTVMCRKKQQENIYSQLDEESSESSNHSAALSAERPWPRPKVFLCYSNRDGPKHTAVIQSLAYFLQDFCCCEVVLDLWEHLEMCKEGHMSWLSRQLDEANFIIIICSKGLRYFVEKKNRRGKTPVSRRSNSTSLIGGSSSDLFLVGVAMIAEKLRMAKQSEGGGAKELHRYMTVYFDYSTENDVPTMLSTAPRFKLMDQLPQMFSRLHSAHSNRDQLPLNVSRRNYFRTKSGRSLYVSICNMHQHISQNPDWLEQQLDPKNPPHRPPKPSVPAPAASDSAPSTSLPERRLDSGLVLNDVVVRTQSPDGVEAAPRRNTLLLAPDPLPGPGPGPGPGPGPGPGPGPGPDPDPGPSLPNCSVSMLKPSLRSPSVSGSSTEDPPPSDLQEEAGPVFAQAEDGRPSAPEAPPPRDSGIYESSVPSSEVSIPLMEGLSQDQADTSSLADSESSSSGLGDEELPAVASLSCSATLVCKAELHHHHHHDAHHHDALSPIASL, via the exons aTGTCTCATACTCTCTGGTTCTCACTCTCTGGTTCTCAGTCTCGGTCGTGTGGAGGAATGGCGGCTCCTCGGAGTTTCCTCGCTTTTCTCTCGGCtattctcctcctcttcctccccggAGGAAGCAGCGTTTCGTCCGGGCAGAGGACGGGTCAGGACCGCTGCGGCTCCAGG gtccAAACGGTGACAGAGGGAAGTCGTCGACTGCTCGTCACCCTCAGAGCTGACA ACTGCTCCCTAAACTCTCCTCTGGGGAAACACGTGATCCACGAAGTGTCCAACGTGTCCTTCACTCACTTGTCCTGTGAGGACCAGGCCGCCGTGGTCGTCCATTGGGCTCCCAGTCCACTCG ggatCGAACACATCAAAGGATTCAGAGTTTACCTGGAGGACAAAAATCCCGATGGAAAACAGTGTCAACACCTGCTCCTGAAAGAGCCTCGACAGCTGAACTACACCTACAGGAGcacg AAGTTCAGCAGTCAGCCTTTCAGCGCTCTGACCTTTGACACCGACTACATGGTACGAGTGGTTCCTTTCCCGTCTCTGATGAACGAGAGCTTCTTTGTCCCGTCTTTCCTCAGGACTAACT CCTGTGAAGTTCTCCTAGGAGCAGAGAACCTGGTCTGTAAACCAT TTTGGAAACCAAAGATCCTGAACATCTCTCAGCTCGGATCCAACCTCCATGTGACCTTCGatcaggctccgcccaccttTGGCTTTAGCTTCTACCTCCTGTATTACAAACTACGACAGGACAAACCCTTCAGGCTGCAGCGCTGCAAACCA GTCTTGAATCAGCCCAGAACCACGTGTGTCCTTCAGGACGTCACTCCGGGGACCTACACTATAGAG ctgcgagacaacaacaacacaacaaggAGACAAACTCAGTATCACGTAAGCCagg TGCACTCCCCGTGGGCGGGGCCTATCCGTGCCATGGCCATCACGGTGCCTCTGGTCATCATGTCGGCCTTTGCCACTCTCTTCACCGTCATGTGTCGCAAGAAGCAACAAG AGAACATCTACAGTCAGCTGGACGAGGAGAGCAGCGAGTCGTCCAATCACAGCGCTGCGCTAAGCGCTGAACGGCCCTGGCCCCGCCCCAAAGTTTTCCTCTGCTACTCCAACAGAGACGGCCCCAAACACACCGCCGTCATCCAGAGCCTGGCCTACTTCCTCCAGGACTTCTGCTGCTGCGAG GTGGTTCTCGACCTCTGGGAACATCTGGAGATGTGTAAAGAAGGTCACATGTCGTGGCTCAGCAGACAGCTGGATGAAGCtaacttcatcatcatcatctgttcTAAAGGCCtcag gtaCTTTGTGGAGAAGAAAAACCGTCGGGGAAAGACGCCCGTCAGTCGCCGTAGCAACAGCACTTCTCTGATTGGAGGGTCCAGCAGTGACCTCTTCTTAGTGGGCGTGGCCATGATCGCAGAGAAGCTACGGATGGCGAAGCAGAGTgaagggggcggagctaaagAGCTGCACCGCTACATGACTGTGTACTTTGACTATTCCACAGAAAACGACGTTCCCACCATGTTGAGTACAGCCCCCAG GTTCAAGCTGATGGACCAGCTGCCCCAGATGTTCTCCAGGCTGCACTCGGCTCACTCCAACCGGGATCAGCTGCCCCTCAACGTGTCCAGGAGGAACTACTTCAGGACCAAGTCTGGACGCTCGCTCTACGTCTCCATCTGTAACATGCACCAGCATATCAGCCAGAACCCCGACTGGTTGGAGCAGCAACTGGATCCCAAGAACCCTCCGCACCGCCCGCCCAAACCCTCTGTCCCCGCCCCCGCCGCATCTGACTCCGCTCCCTCCACCTCTCTGCCTGAGCGCAGGTTGGACTCTGGTCTGGTGCTGAACGACGTGGTGGTGAGGACGCAGTCACCGGACGGAGTGGAAGCAGCGCCCAGGAGGAACACCCTCCTACTGGCCCCCGACCCTCTGCCGGGGCccggtccaggtccaggtccaggtccaggtccaggtccaggtccaggtccaggtccagatCCAGATCCAGGTCCTAGTCTGCCAAACTGCTCTGTGTCCATGCTGAAACCCAGTCTGAG GTCTCCCTCTGTCTCTGGGTCGTCTACTGAGGACCCGCCCCCCTCAGACCTCCAGGAGGAGGCGGGGCCTGTTTTTGCTCAGGCAGAAGATGGCCGTCCCTCcgctccagaagccccgcctcctcgAGACTCTGGAATCTACGAGTCGTCCGTCCCGTCGTCTGAGGTGTCCATCCCTCTGATGGAGGGGCTGTCTCAGGACCAGGCCGACACGTCCTCGCTGGCGGACAGTGAGTCCTCGTCTTCTGGGCTTG gggaCGAGGAGCTTCCTGCCGTGGCCTCTCTGAGCTGCAGCGCCACGTTGGTTTGTAAAGCCGAGCtgcaccaccaccatcaccatgaCGCCCATCACCATGACGCCCTGTCGCCCATCGCATCGTTGTAG
- the il17rd gene encoding interleukin-17 receptor D isoform X2, which translates to MSHTLWFSLSGSQSRSCGGMAAPRSFLAFLSAILLLFLPGGSSVSSGQRTGQDRCGSRVQTVTEGSRRLLVTLRADNCSLNSPLGKHVIHEVSNVSFTHLSCEDQAAVVVHWAPSPLGIEHIKGFRVYLEDKNPDGKQCQHLLLKEPRQLNYTYRSTKFSSQPFSALTFDTDYMVRVVPFPSLMNESFFVPSFLRTNSCEVLLGAENLVCKPFWKPKILNISQLGSNLHVTFDQAPPTFGFSFYLLYYKLRQDKPFRLQRCKPVLNQPRTTCVLQDVTPGTYTIELRDNNNTTRRQTQYHVSQVHSPWAGPIRAMAITVPLVIMSAFATLFTVMCRKKQQENIYSQLDEESSESSNHSAALSAERPWPRPKVFLCYSNRDGPKHTAVIQSLAYFLQDFCCCEVVLDLWEHLEMCKEGHMSWLSRQLDEANFIIIICSKGLRYFVEKKNRRGKTPVSRRSNSTSLIGGSSSDLFLVGVAMIAEKLRMAKQSEGGGAKELHRYMTVYFDYSTENDVPTMLSTAPRFKLMDQLPQMFSRLHSAHSNRDQLPLNVSRRNYFRTKSGRSLYVSICNMHQHISQNPDWLEQQLDPKNPPHRPPKPSVPAPAASDSAPSTSLPERRLDSGLVLNDVVVRTQSPDGVEAAPRRNTLLLAPDPLPGPGPGPGPGPGPDPGPSLPNCSVSMLKPSLRSPSVSGSSTEDPPPSDLQEEAGPVFAQAEDGRPSAPEAPPPRDSGIYESSVPSSEVSIPLMEGLSQDQADTSSLADSESSSSGLGDEELPAVASLSCSATLVCKAELHHHHHHDAHHHDALSPIASL; encoded by the exons aTGTCTCATACTCTCTGGTTCTCACTCTCTGGTTCTCAGTCTCGGTCGTGTGGAGGAATGGCGGCTCCTCGGAGTTTCCTCGCTTTTCTCTCGGCtattctcctcctcttcctccccggAGGAAGCAGCGTTTCGTCCGGGCAGAGGACGGGTCAGGACCGCTGCGGCTCCAGG gtccAAACGGTGACAGAGGGAAGTCGTCGACTGCTCGTCACCCTCAGAGCTGACA ACTGCTCCCTAAACTCTCCTCTGGGGAAACACGTGATCCACGAAGTGTCCAACGTGTCCTTCACTCACTTGTCCTGTGAGGACCAGGCCGCCGTGGTCGTCCATTGGGCTCCCAGTCCACTCG ggatCGAACACATCAAAGGATTCAGAGTTTACCTGGAGGACAAAAATCCCGATGGAAAACAGTGTCAACACCTGCTCCTGAAAGAGCCTCGACAGCTGAACTACACCTACAGGAGcacg AAGTTCAGCAGTCAGCCTTTCAGCGCTCTGACCTTTGACACCGACTACATGGTACGAGTGGTTCCTTTCCCGTCTCTGATGAACGAGAGCTTCTTTGTCCCGTCTTTCCTCAGGACTAACT CCTGTGAAGTTCTCCTAGGAGCAGAGAACCTGGTCTGTAAACCAT TTTGGAAACCAAAGATCCTGAACATCTCTCAGCTCGGATCCAACCTCCATGTGACCTTCGatcaggctccgcccaccttTGGCTTTAGCTTCTACCTCCTGTATTACAAACTACGACAGGACAAACCCTTCAGGCTGCAGCGCTGCAAACCA GTCTTGAATCAGCCCAGAACCACGTGTGTCCTTCAGGACGTCACTCCGGGGACCTACACTATAGAG ctgcgagacaacaacaacacaacaaggAGACAAACTCAGTATCACGTAAGCCagg TGCACTCCCCGTGGGCGGGGCCTATCCGTGCCATGGCCATCACGGTGCCTCTGGTCATCATGTCGGCCTTTGCCACTCTCTTCACCGTCATGTGTCGCAAGAAGCAACAAG AGAACATCTACAGTCAGCTGGACGAGGAGAGCAGCGAGTCGTCCAATCACAGCGCTGCGCTAAGCGCTGAACGGCCCTGGCCCCGCCCCAAAGTTTTCCTCTGCTACTCCAACAGAGACGGCCCCAAACACACCGCCGTCATCCAGAGCCTGGCCTACTTCCTCCAGGACTTCTGCTGCTGCGAG GTGGTTCTCGACCTCTGGGAACATCTGGAGATGTGTAAAGAAGGTCACATGTCGTGGCTCAGCAGACAGCTGGATGAAGCtaacttcatcatcatcatctgttcTAAAGGCCtcag gtaCTTTGTGGAGAAGAAAAACCGTCGGGGAAAGACGCCCGTCAGTCGCCGTAGCAACAGCACTTCTCTGATTGGAGGGTCCAGCAGTGACCTCTTCTTAGTGGGCGTGGCCATGATCGCAGAGAAGCTACGGATGGCGAAGCAGAGTgaagggggcggagctaaagAGCTGCACCGCTACATGACTGTGTACTTTGACTATTCCACAGAAAACGACGTTCCCACCATGTTGAGTACAGCCCCCAG GTTCAAGCTGATGGACCAGCTGCCCCAGATGTTCTCCAGGCTGCACTCGGCTCACTCCAACCGGGATCAGCTGCCCCTCAACGTGTCCAGGAGGAACTACTTCAGGACCAAGTCTGGACGCTCGCTCTACGTCTCCATCTGTAACATGCACCAGCATATCAGCCAGAACCCCGACTGGTTGGAGCAGCAACTGGATCCCAAGAACCCTCCGCACCGCCCGCCCAAACCCTCTGTCCCCGCCCCCGCCGCATCTGACTCCGCTCCCTCCACCTCTCTGCCTGAGCGCAGGTTGGACTCTGGTCTGGTGCTGAACGACGTGGTGGTGAGGACGCAGTCACCGGACGGAGTGGAAGCAGCGCCCAGGAGGAACACCCTCCTACTGGCCCCCGACCCTCTGCCGGGGCccggtccaggtccaggtccaggtccaggtccag ATCCAGGTCCTAGTCTGCCAAACTGCTCTGTGTCCATGCTGAAACCCAGTCTGAG GTCTCCCTCTGTCTCTGGGTCGTCTACTGAGGACCCGCCCCCCTCAGACCTCCAGGAGGAGGCGGGGCCTGTTTTTGCTCAGGCAGAAGATGGCCGTCCCTCcgctccagaagccccgcctcctcgAGACTCTGGAATCTACGAGTCGTCCGTCCCGTCGTCTGAGGTGTCCATCCCTCTGATGGAGGGGCTGTCTCAGGACCAGGCCGACACGTCCTCGCTGGCGGACAGTGAGTCCTCGTCTTCTGGGCTTG gggaCGAGGAGCTTCCTGCCGTGGCCTCTCTGAGCTGCAGCGCCACGTTGGTTTGTAAAGCCGAGCtgcaccaccaccatcaccatgaCGCCCATCACCATGACGCCCTGTCGCCCATCGCATCGTTGTAG